The Streptococcus mitis genomic sequence TGGTACCAATTTTCTTCTGTATTCATTGTTGATTATACTATTATATCAAGCAGATGTTGATGTAGTTTTGAAAACATATGTGGGTGTATCAGGTATAATTGTTTTGTTAATATTTCTACTCTCAATTTTAGGAGTAGTACCTAATTTACAATTTGCTCAAATTCGCTCATCTAGTTTAGTAGTTAGAAATTCATTTGGTTTCATCTATCCAACTGATTTTGCTTCTCACTGTTTTTACCTATTTATTGCTTGGGGTTATTTGCTTAGAGAAAAATATATATTTATCAGAACGATTGTAGGACTATCTTTAGCATTCTTTATACTAAAATTTTGTGATGCACGACTAAATGCATTATCAGTTCTTGCCGCAACTTTGATTTTCATAATCATGTATTATACTAAAGAAAGAGAATTCAAAGTATACAGTATAATGCCATATTTTGCTCTTATTTTTTCTACTTTCATGTTTTATGTTTCCTACTTTTTCACATGGTCTTCTTCGTTCTATGTGAATTTAAATAATCTGTTTAGTATGAGATTGTTTTTAGGTAAAAATGCACTGGATACATATGGTTTACCTTTATTTGGTAAAGCTGGAGTAAAGTTTATTGGCTATGGTGGGACCACCGAGTCGGTTCACAGTTATAACTATGTTGATTCATCTTATATCCAAATGTTATTTTATTATGGATTAATTCCTGTTGTATTGCTAGTATTGATTTATGTGTTTGCTTCAAAAAAAGTTCATAAGCAAAAAAAATATTTATTTCTAGCCCTATTATCTCTTATTACAATTAACTGTATGATTGAAGCTTTCTGGATAAGACCAGGATACAATATTTTTATGTTTACAATTTTTGCTAATTTGTATGATATCCAAAATAAGGAAAAAAGAGAAGTAAGACTATGAAAATAATAAAAAATTATGCTTATAATCTTTCTTATCAGTTACTACTCATAATACTACCTATCATCACAACTCCATACGTTACGAGGGTATTTTCATCAGAAGCTTTAGGAACCTATAGCTTCTTCAGCTCTATTGTTACCTATTTTCTTTTGCTAGCTAGCTTAGGAGTAGCTAACTATGCTACCAAGGAAATCTCAAGTAATAAGAAAGACATTTGTAGGAATTTTTGGGGCATTTATACTCTACAGCTAGGGGCAGCTATTTTTTCTTTTGTGCTGTATGTTGTATTATGTCTTATTTTACCTACTATGAAAAATCCTGTGGCTTATATTTTAGGTTTTAGTTTGATTTCTAAAGCTTTAGATATTTCATGGTTATTTCAAGGTTTAGAGAATTTTCGAAAGATTACAGTAAGAAATATTACGGTGAAATTAGCTGGTGTTATTTCTATTTTTCTATTCATAAGATCATCAAACGATTTATATTTATATGTTTTTTTACTAACCACTTTTGAATTGTTAGGACAATTAAGTATGTGGTTACCAGCAAAAGAATTTATTGGGAAACCACACTTCGATTTGCTGTATGCTAAACGGCATTTGAAGCCAGTCATCTTATTATTCCTACCTCAGATTGCTATATCGCTTTATGTGACATTAGATAGCACTATGCTTGGGGTTCTTGCTTCAGCAAGAGATGTAGGTATTTATGACCAAGCTTGGAGACTTGTTAATATTTTATTAACACTAGTGACTTCGTTAGGTAGTGTCATGTTGCCACGAGTTTCAAATCTTTTATCATCAGGGGATCATAAAGCCGTTAACAAAATGCATGAGATGTCATTTCTAATTTATAATTTGGTAATTT encodes the following:
- a CDS encoding O-antigen ligase family protein, which gives rise to MLKIKFENLLVIFVLTIVTGYDTITTTMLNRTLPNIPVILLICVVLLLIFRFLFIKKFSAFYIISSILLILTSIIVFLRTGGTNFLLYSLLIILLYQADVDVVLKTYVGVSGIIVLLIFLLSILGVVPNLQFAQIRSSSLVVRNSFGFIYPTDFASHCFYLFIAWGYLLREKYIFIRTIVGLSLAFFILKFCDARLNALSVLAATLIFIIMYYTKEREFKVYSIMPYFALIFSTFMFYVSYFFTWSSSFYVNLNNLFSMRLFLGKNALDTYGLPLFGKAGVKFIGYGGTTESVHSYNYVDSSYIQMLFYYGLIPVVLLVLIYVFASKKVHKQKKYLFLALLSLITINCMIEAFWIRPGYNIFMFTIFANLYDIQNKEKREVRL
- a CDS encoding flippase, whose translation is MKIIKNYAYNLSYQLLLIILPIITTPYVTRVFSSEALGTYSFFSSIVTYFLLLASLGVANYATKEISSNKKDICRNFWGIYTLQLGAAIFSFVLYVVLCLILPTMKNPVAYILGFSLISKALDISWLFQGLENFRKITVRNITVKLAGVISIFLFIRSSNDLYLYVFLLTTFELLGQLSMWLPAKEFIGKPHFDLLYAKRHLKPVILLFLPQIAISLYVTLDSTMLGVLASARDVGIYDQAWRLVNILLTLVTSLGSVMLPRVSNLLSSGDHKAVNKMHEMSFLIYNLVIFPIMAGMLIVNDDFVTFFLGQDFQEARYAIAIMIFRMFFIGWTNIMGIQILIPHNKNKEFMLSTTIPAIVSVGLNLLLLPKLGYIGASIVSVLTEVLVWLIQLFYTRSYLREVPIIGSLIKIIISSGVMYGILLFIKQFLNVSAMINVGLYAVLGAIIYVSLILIFKVIDLSKLKQQLLKNKGV